The window CTATTTGTTACTATTGAACAAATAAAGATTACACGAACAAAATACATAAAAGAAGGTCTGTGACGCCATTAATTAAAAGCACATAAATGTAATAAATATTTAAAATATGCTTACAAAAATGAACATTTTCCTTGAGTGCTGGTGTGGATATCGGTTTGACGAGCGAGGCAGGAGTGATGTTGACACTTGTGCGGAAAAACTGTAACAGTTCAATTGGTTAGGTGCTTTCTATGTAACTTCTCCAAAAGTGGTGGCAGATAGTTGTTTTAGACTTTCGTCATTCCGGCTAAAAACATGCCGGAATGACGAAATTACGAGGGCTTACGAATCGTCATTAATTTGAATCGTAAAAGGCCTCGTTCAGCTTTGCAGGATTAGAGACGATGACAAAGAAAAATAGTGAACAAAGTTTGCTGCGCGCTATTCCCAAAGTTGATGAGTTTCTGGGATGGGTTGCCGATGAGGCGTTTTGTCTGTCTCAACCCCAGGTCGGGCTTGCACCCCTGACAATTATCAAGCAGGCTGTGCGTGAGGTCTTATCCCTAAAGCGAGAGGCCATATTGAAGGGAGAGCTTCTTGACAATATGGTACTTGAAAGGGGCCCGCTTTTACAGAGTTTTATCGAAATTCTTAACCAGAAAATGGTGCCTAACTTTCGGGCAGTAATCAATGCTACCGGTGTTGTTGTTCATACAAATTTAGGTAGATCCTTGCTATCAGATTCTGCCATGCGGGGAATTGCCGAAGTTGGGGCGCGATATTCGAATCTTGAGTTTGATCTTAAAACAGGCAAGCGTGGGAGTCGATACAGTCTGGTTGAGGAGCTCTTATGTGATCTGACTGGTGCCGAGGCGGCACTTGTTGTTAACA is drawn from Desulfobulbaceae bacterium and contains these coding sequences:
- the selA gene encoding L-seryl-tRNA(Sec) selenium transferase; protein product: MTKKNSEQSLLRAIPKVDEFLGWVADEAFCLSQPQVGLAPLTIIKQAVREVLSLKREAILKGELLDNMVLERGPLLQSFIEILNQKMVPNFRAVINATGVVVHTNLGRSLLSDSAMRGIAEVGARYSNLEFDLKTGKRGSRYSLVEELLCDLTGAEAALVVNNNAAAVLLVLETLAAGLEVIVSRGQLVEIGGSFRIPDVMAKSGAVLVEVGATNRTHLRDYEQAITEQT